The region CGCTGTGcaagtttctgtctttgtcgacgctgccCACGCAGATTGCCACGTCACGCGACGTTCTACTACGGGCATACTCGCTTTTATCAATGGCACACCAATTCGTTGGTACTctaagagacaaaacacagtcgaagcctcgacttacggatctgaatttgttgctatgcgcatcgcttccgaaatgatcattaCACTGCGTTACAACCTACGTGTCCTTGGTATCCCTATTGACGGTCCCGCAAATGTATTTTGTGACAACATGAGTGTTGTCACCAGTGCGACGATTCCCTCGTCcgtactcaagaaaaagcataATGCTATTTCTTATCACAAGGTTCGCGAAAGCATTGCTAGCGGGGCAATGCGGATCGCACATGAACCTACCGgctcaaatttggccgacacgttgacgaaatgcctacctggtccacaacacaaattcctcgttcGTCACATACTTTATTGACCCAAGGGCAATAAGACCTTCGCttctcaaattttttggaaccaatcttTCGCCCGGATTTTGTACTCCCGGactacaagattgaagggagtgataaattatagccacacaatgctacaatttgatactacgttgtagatagaattgcttagccttagcattgtttgttggaacatctatctaggattcactagctctagatcttggcctcattgccatttcctttttcctggctctgtcgtaggacagacgcagtggccagacgactgtcctcgtcgggttcatttcccgtgtgtggcatgccggaggaaaatacgaagcgtctcataggaaaccaaatatttgcgttatgcacccaaatgtttgcaacatacacaactctggttccgttgcatgaggcgtataagacaactcgtcttatcaaacctgatatgctaggaacgaaatattcctgattaccatacggtttccctagatgaaagttgtcaacagatactgttggcaccatccgaactcgatggtttggcgatcacataggtgatccaatcatctcgacaaaaactatgtcaatggttcgatagccagtacattggctacggggtttctacgttcgtacattctgtttccaacacaaaaggtttcattttggaacctctattttagtctcacaatctcaatctaaaaacctaccgattaaaacaatcggagcctctacgaggctttccccccaacttctactctttcgtcgtattctacaaatacactcgtaagcaggtagaatctTATCAGTTACAATGTATGATTTGATTGTCAATTGTGTACAATATTTACACATTGAACAACAACattccaaacacagcagTGTTGGGAGACATTAGTCACTTGCGCAAGTTTGCatagtatgattgggtatgatatttggatccagttgactttccagaggacaaatggaaacttggttgctggcttggaaGACATTAGTCACTTGCACAAGTTTGCatagtatgattgggtatgatatttggatccagttgactttccagaggacaaatggaaacttggttgctggcttggaaGACATTAGTCACTTGCACAAGTTTGCatagtatgattgggtatgatatttggatccagttgactttccagaggacaaatggaaacttggttgctggcttggacCTGGTCATGATATTGGTGATGTCATGTGTGCTCATATACTTTGAACTACTTACTCAGTTTGCatagtatgattgggtatgatatttggatccagttgactttccagaggacaaatggaaacttggttgctggcttggacCTGGTCATGATATTAGTGATGTCATGTGTGCTCATATACTTtgaactacttactccccactttctacaagtgatcttaattctGAACAGGTGAAATTACTTCAGGAGAGTTTTGCAAAGAACATTTGTTATGTTATGAACAAAGATGATTGTGTAAAGAATTCTCATGTTTTCAAGGTGGAGCCCAATGAATTTGAGACATACTTGGATAATTATacaggggaccaggaaaCAATGCCACAAGCCACTGAGTATGATCATGAAGCATTTCACAAGTATGTCAATGCTGAAGTTGTAATACCAAAGCATGAccatattggtgctggtcaAGTTATTGGACAGAAGAAAGATTGAGATGGTTTTCCAATTGGAAGATCAAATCCTGATCCAATTGTGGATACTCATATCTTGGAAGTGCAATTTCCAGACAGCAATGAACAGGAATATGGAGCTAACTGTATTGCTGAGCATATTTattcacaggttgatgacgagggtTGTTGTTATCTTTTTATGGATGAAATTGGTGATCATCAAAAGGACAGATTGGTGGTTGCCCCCAACAACCTGTATTATACCAATAAACATGGTGTGAAACAAATTTGTCAAACAAGTTAGCAACTTTTATTACAGTGGAAGGACGGATCAACTTCCTGGATTCCATTaaaagacctgaaagaatcaaatcctgtTGACATTTCTGAATATGTTGTTGCTAGcaagttagtccatgaaccagcttttgcctggtgggtaccaAATGTGTTGTGGAAACAAGAGAGAATTATTTCAGTGGTAAAGGCCAGATATCTCAAAAggactcacaaatttggtattcATATGCTGAAATTGGTCAAAGAAGCTCTCAAAATTGATTGTGACACTGACACTTATATATGGgtggatgcaatcagaaaGGAGATGAAAAACAgtatgccagcattcaaaGTTCTCAAGCCCCATGTGTCTAAACCAGTTGGTCACACTTGGACACCTTGTCATATGGTTTTTGctatcaaaatggacttcacttgcaaagccagatttgtTGCCGGGGGACACAATACAGATCCGCCAAGTTCATTTACTTATACCAGTGTTGTTTTGAGGGAGAGTGTTTGAattgataaattatagccatgcaatgctacaatttgatattACTATCTAGATATAATTGCTTAGTTATTAGCATTGTTTGctggaacatctatctaaAATTTAttagctctagatcttggccttgttgccacttcctttttcctgacCCTGTtgtaggacagacgcagtggccagatGACTTAGGGTTAGTCCGGTTCATTACCCGTAAGTGTCATGTTGGAGGAAAACATGGAAAGCTTCTCAGAAAAGCTATGTTTTCTGAACATATGTTTTCTGTAAACACGTACGTCTATAAAAGATTGATTGTGTCAAAGATAAAACATCAATGCGGTTTTGACTATGTCAAAAGATTGCACAGCTAGTACATTGGTTACAGGGTTCTATGTACGGAAGCCTACATCCATCCAATGTGATTGATTATGGTACCAATTGTATATccagccaaagccaagatCAGTACAATTGAATCTGTCAAAAGATTGCATTGCCAGTACATTGGTCACAGGTTTTTACGTTCGTAACATCTGTTTTCATCTCAAAGATGTTCCATTTTGGAAATCTATActttagtctcacaatcttAAAAAGACCCCAATTTTAAACAATTGGAGCCTatacaaggctttccccccaaaaGTTCTACTCTTACATTGTACTGGTAGACCTTTTATCAATTTACTTAGACCCAAACCAGCTCTaatttttgagtttgaaATCTTGACAACGAATGCATTGTCCGAGGAAGGTCACTCCCGCTGTTCCGGCTCCTGCCGCAGCGACGGACTCACCGGCTGatgccgcgtccgcatccaaacaggatgaggagttcggaggattcgactcctccgacggtGAGGAGCCTTCGGGCACCGCACCGCCATTGCCGGCATATCTGGATGATGAAGGCAatggcaaaaagactgcaaagcctttggctcgcagcaagaacacgtcTGACAAAGTCAGCGTGATGGAGAAAAACGTCATTGACGTAGAGCCTCACTCTAAAGACAGTGACAGTCTCGACTCCGTTCCTCGGCAAGACCGTGTTGaacaaaaggccttgatggtCGTCCTCCGTGACGTCATCTGTGTTCCATTGTCAGTTGCGGCTGCAATGTTGAACAATGGCATTAAATCATCTGATGATTTCCGTCTTCTCACAAAGGaggacatcaatgatctctgCATGCGGCTCAAAATGGGCTAAATGcataccaagcaaatatTCGTCTTCGCAAAATGGATGCATCACGCACCCAACTCAGTCAATGTTGCCAAAGAGTTCACGGCTTCCGTGCTACGCTTTGAGATGATGACTAGAGCCGCGGCGTCGTATGATAATGTGACTACGACGGCTGCAAAGGCTGAAAAATCGGCTACTAGCCTCTTGCCTGAACCGTTTGATGGCTcgcagaaaaagtggctcACTTTTTGTAACGGTTTCGAAGCGTGGGCAGGTGCAAGTGGGTCCACTTTTACCGCGTGCATCACGCATCATTCGGATTGGTATTCGAAAGCCGACCCAACCGGACCAGTCAGACAATCAAGTTCAAAGGAAACGAAGACAAATGGCGAACCTGGAAAGGGAAGACGATTGCGACCGCAATGCAACATTGTTTCTACCAAGCGCTATTTATGCAGGAAACCCTGGCATCTATGGAAGAGGTGAATGCAGGAACTGCAAGCAAGACTGCGCGGAAAGCATTCTTGAGAAATGTCCAGGCTTATGCCCATCTGGCACTGTGCTGCAAAAAGACCGCATACTCTTATGTCAAAAATGCGGTGACGGAACGAGCGCCAATGGGCAATGCCTACAAAGCATGGAAGAAACTGTGCAAGAGGTACAAACCGAAAGAAATCAAATTGGACTACACAAGTATTGAGCATTCATTTATGGACTGTACTATTGGCAGTATTAATGAAAACGTGGAGGAGTGGTTTCTGGAGCTTGAGTACTGGAATACAAGGATGGGCAAGATCAAGCAGTCCTACATGCGGGATGACCTTCAGATGAAGGCACATATAATTGACCAGCTCCCCAAGGCCTATGAAGCTGTGAAAGTCAAGTTAAGTGGAGCTTACACAACCACATCAATGGAGGCATTTAAGAGGATCATTCTAGACTTCTGGAAAAGGTATAGCAAGACAGACAATAACAAGGTCATGTCCCATTCTGAGGTGAAAGAAAAGTGTGGACACTGTGGGAAAGCAGGACACTTGCAAGACAAGTGCTGGAGCAAGCCAGAAAACAAACACTTGCGCCCCAACGGAAAGCAGGGtgggaagaacaagaaagacATCCAATGCTTTAACTGTGGAAAGAAGGGCCATTACAAGAGCAATTGCAGAAGTGCTAAGAAAAGCGGAGAAGGCAGACCAAATACGCCCAACAAAGGAATGTTTGTTGGGGCTCATATCAAGAAGGAGCAGAACTCGAACGCCGGTTCAAGCTGGGAAAAAGTTCTCGCAGACTTGGGAGCTACCTGCCATGTCAGGAACAGTGCCAAGGAGCTACAGGACCAAGAGAAGATCTCAGAACAGGTTTGCGTCGGAAAGAGCGATACTTTTGTTCATGTGACAATGCAAGGTATGGTTTACTTAGAAACCAAAGACGGAGCAAAGTTAAAGCTTCTGAAGGTCAAGTACTCTCCTGACTTTGAAAAACGGATCATAAGCATTGGATGTTTGTTGGACCAAGGCTGCTTGGTTACAAAAATGACTGCAACGGAAATAGTTATTCTCTCTCAAGACAAGAAGAGGAGTATCACAGCAGACAGGACCTCAAGTAGCAAGCTATACTACCTCTTGTGTAGAGCATTAGAAGGGCAGAAACAAGACCAAGTATTTTCCAATAGCAAGTAAAAAGGGCATATATACACCCTAGAAGAAGCCCACAAACTCTGTGGACATGCCAACATTGCCACCGTTAAATGCACGGCAGTCAGAGCTGGTTTGAGTCTCACAACCACAACTATGCCCCTCTGTGGGGCATGTGTTCTAGCTAAGGCACAGCAGAAACAAGTCCCAAAGACGGCTTTGCAGAAAGCAGAGAAGCCAGGTGAGCAACTCTATGTTGACCTCTTGGGGCCCTACTCAAAAAGCATTGGTGGTAGTACTTATTGGCTACTTGTTGTGGACAAAGTCAGTGAGTATAAATGGTCTATGTTTCTCACTCAGAAAAGCCAGATTGGACAGAAAGTCAAGCCTATTCTACAGTGGCTGCAGTTACTGAAGTTCACTAACAAGTTCATTTGAAGCAACAAtgctggcaagaacaagaagcaTTTTGAGAAACCaactcttctttggaaagtCGGATGCGAAACTTCTGGACTATCTTCAGATACTTGGGAGGAATGCCTATGTTAGTATTTGAGACCCGTTGAAGCCGAAAATGAcaccaaaagcaaagaaatgCATGCTTATGGGCTACCCAGAGCACCACTCAAAAGACACGTACCATTTTCTGAACATCGCGACTCAGGCGCCAATCCTAAGCCGCGACATCCATTGGGACATTACCATGGTGGGATCAAGCCCACAGACAATACAAAGGATCTTTTCGAatccgacgaagacgacgaaattcaAGTCCCGGATGCCTACACGAAAGTTGTCGCCCTGCCTCAAGCGGGGAGGAACACCAACACGGCAAAATCTCCGGAGACCACGGGAATTTCAAAGCAAAACGTGTTTAGTCCTCTTCAGACACGCGGTCAGCGGaagtttgccaaggaagCGTGTTTGATGCCGGACAATGATTCCAACAACCCAGATAAGGAAGAAGTCAATATGTCTGAGGAAACGGAAATCCATGAGCATCAGGCATTTAACGTAATGACTGGGAACTCAGACCCAGGAGCAGATGTTCCCTAGGACTGGCATGCTCTGTTtaacaacaaaaacagaaaaGGATGGAAACAGAGCGCAGCAAAGGAAATCGAAACAGAGCGCAGCAAAGGAAATGGAAAGTATCCGGGACCAAAACGTTTTGGGCGGGCTTATCAAATTGAGCAGCTTACCCACGGGAACCAGAGTCCTTGGTACACATTGGATTTTCAAATGGAAGCAGGACAGTTTCAATCACGATAAGTATACTGAAAAAGCGAGGCTTGTGGTAAAAGGATACAAGCAGATATCGGGAGTTGACTACACTGAGAGCTACTGCCCCGTGGTGAACGAAACAACGGTAAACCTGGGAATCGTGTTGGGCCTATACTACAAACATGTTCTCAAACAGGACTGGATTGAGCATGTCATTGATGTTGAAACTGCTTTCTTACACGCCAAACATCTCAACAGTGACAAGAAAACCTATATCAAGGTTCCGTTGGGTTCAAGGAACTGACGGGA is a window of Phaeodactylum tricornutum CCAP 1055/1 chromosome 28, whole genome shotgun sequence DNA encoding:
- a CDS encoding predicted protein — its product is MHAYGLPRAPLKRHVPFSEHRDSGANPKPRHPLGHYHGGIKPTDNTKDLFESDEDDEIQVPDAYTKVVALPQAGRNTNTAKSPETTGISKQNVFSPLQTRGQRKFAKEACLMPDNDSNNPDKEEVNMSEETEIHEHQAFNVMTGNSDPGADVP
- a CDS encoding predicted protein, which gives rise to MHCPRKVTPAVPAPAAATDSPADAASASKQDEEFGGFDSSDGEEPSGTAPPLPAYLDDEGNGKKTAKPLARSKNTSDKVSVMEKNVIDVEPHSKDSDSLDSVPRQDRVEQKALMVVLRDVICVPLSVAAAMLNNGIKSSDDFRLLTKEDINDLCMRLKMG